From Cupriavidus taiwanensis, a single genomic window includes:
- the istB gene encoding IS21-like element helper ATPase IstB: MNAPLPIDAARLTLMLNELRLPTIGRLWPEFAQRADKESWQATRLLGALLEHELAERAKRRIERHRTESRLDPTKTLAAFDFSAVPMVSKAHVMALASGDSWLEKGANVLIFGPPGGGKSHLGSAIGHALIDAGYRVLFTRTSEIVQKLQAARQSLQLPAALAKLDRFDLIILDDLSYARKDQAETSVLFELIAERYERRSLLITANQPFSGWDNVFPDPGMTIAAIDRLVHHSTIFEMNVESYRRRTASDKQSARRRQSSSDNDNHRDIDNGATTMT, from the coding sequence ATGAACGCGCCGCTCCCAATTGATGCCGCCCGCCTGACGTTGATGCTCAACGAACTGCGCCTGCCCACCATTGGCCGGCTCTGGCCAGAGTTCGCACAGCGCGCCGACAAGGAAAGCTGGCAGGCAACCCGGCTGCTTGGCGCCTTGCTCGAACACGAACTGGCCGAACGGGCCAAGCGGCGTATCGAACGACACCGAACCGAATCCCGCCTGGATCCAACCAAGACGCTGGCTGCCTTCGACTTCAGTGCTGTGCCCATGGTCTCCAAGGCGCACGTGATGGCACTGGCGAGCGGTGATTCCTGGCTGGAGAAAGGTGCCAATGTGTTGATCTTCGGCCCGCCGGGCGGTGGGAAGAGCCACCTCGGATCGGCCATCGGGCATGCCCTGATCGACGCTGGGTACAGGGTACTGTTCACGCGTACCAGCGAGATCGTCCAGAAGCTGCAGGCAGCCAGGCAGAGCCTGCAGTTACCTGCAGCCCTGGCCAAGCTCGACCGCTTTGACCTGATCATCCTGGACGACCTGTCGTACGCCCGCAAGGACCAGGCCGAAACCAGTGTCCTATTCGAACTGATCGCCGAGCGCTATGAGCGGCGCAGTCTGCTGATCACGGCCAACCAGCCGTTCTCAGGCTGGGACAACGTGTTCCCTGACCCCGGCATGACCATCGCCGCGATTGACCGACTCGTCCACCATTCGACGATCTTTGAAATGAACGTCGAAAGCTACCGTCGGCGCACCGCAAGCGACAAGCAGTCTGCTCGCCGACGACAATCATCCAGCGACAACGACAATCACCGCGACATCGATAACGGAGCGACAACCATGACCTAA